GGGGTTTGCCGTGGAGCGCATGCGGGGGGAGGGGTCTCCCGAAGCGGAGGCGGCACGTTATGGGGCTTTGCTGCGGCAGCGTCTGCCCTTGGATGGTGAGGGTTGGCCGGTTTTCGACTGTTTGTTGCTGGGCATGGGGGAGGATGGCCATATCGGTTCGATCTTTCCGGCGGAGATGGAGCGTGCCGAGGTTTGGTCGGAGGTTTGTCTGGCCACGCGGGCCCCGGACGGCAATCGCCGTATCAGTTTGTCGCTGGAGGTGATCAAGCGGGCGACGGAGTGTGTTTTGTTGGCCACGGGGGCGGTGAAGGGGGCTTTGTTGGGGCGGTTGTTGCAGGGTGAGGCGGCGGTTCAGGCCTTGCCGGTGGGGATTTTGGGGCGGCGGGAGCGGGTGAGCTGGTATTTGGACGAGGCGGCGGGGGTGGCCATGGAGCAGGCGTTTCGGGAGGGTCGGGGGGCATGAGCGAGGAGGAGGGTTTGGCGGCCTCTTCTTTTCTGGACACCCGTGCCGTGAGTCAGACCCGGGAGGTACGGGGTGTGATTTTGCCGGCGGGGGTGGTGGTCAGTCGTCTGGTGGTGACGGGACCGCCCGGTTGCGGCAAGACCAGCCTGATTGATCGGTTGCGCGGCTGGCCGGGGGAGGTTTGTCTCGATTTGACCAGCAATTTGTGGTGGCGTTCTCCGGCGTTGAACCACTGTCCGCGGGAGGTGCATTTCGCCGTGCCCTTCGTGGGGGAGGGGCAGAGTTGCCCGGTTTACGATCAGAAGTGGGACACGGGTCACGAGTGGCCGGACATCGATTTCACCCGGTTGCAGATTCCTTCGGGCACCAAGGGGGTGTTGTCGCCCAACTGGCTGACCCGGTTGATTTTCGAATTCATGTTGCCCTCGCCGGATTGGATTTACGATCAGCGTCTCAAGCGGGCCGAGTCGGGTACGCATCATGTGGATCAGGTGTTGTCGATGGAGCGTATTCAGTGGCAGGTGTTCGTGCATTGGCGACTGGCGGAATTTTTCCATCGCTGCGGGTTGCTGGTTTATGTGCGGGAGGGGGTGGAGGAGACGCCACGGTTGTTTGATCATGTGGTTTATCCGGAGGAGCCGTTGGAGCAGCCGGTTTCCTTCTGGCAGGAGTGGTTCGGCAACCTGGCCTGAATCCTTTCAATATTTATCCTTTAAGTATCAAAAAAAGAAAATGTTCTATCCTTTGACTTTTCTTTTTCTTGTCTTTTCAATAAAAAAGGTTTATTAAGTGACGCAAGTAAGCGGCGCAATCCTGGCAGGCGGCCTGTCCCGTCGCATGGGGGGCGGGGACAAGGCCTTCATGTTGCTGGCCGGGCGTCCTTTGCTGGAGCATGTGGTGGAACGTCTCGGGGATCAGGTGGTGGCCTGGGTGGTGGTCAGTAGTGGGGAGGTGGAGGGTTTTCGCAGCCGGGGTTTGCGGGTCTTGCAGGATGAGCGTCCGGGCCGGCAGGGGCCCTTGGCGGGGGTGGAGGCGGCGCTCAAGCATTGCGCCACGCCGTGGTTGCTGACGGTGGCGGTGGACCTGCCCTTTCTGCCGCGCAATCTGGTTGCGATGCTGCTGGCGGCGGCAACGGATGGGGTTCCGGTGGTGGCCACGGACGCCGAGGGCCGCGCCCACCCGGTGGTGGCGCTGTGGCCGGTGGGGTTGTTGCCGCAGCTCTCCCAGGCCCTGGATGCCGGGGAGCGCTCCTTGAACCTCTTTCTGGAGCGAGTTCCCCATCAACGCTGTTTGTTCCCCGCTGCTCCCGATGGTCAGGCCGATCCCTTCTTCAACATCAATACTCCGGAAGACCGGGTTTTGGCAGAGTCGCTGGTTCTTGCGGAGAGGTGATCTGGTTTTTCTGAAGGATTGCCAATATTGGATCGAGCAGGACCGGGTCGGGATCCTGTCCGGATTCCTGGCATAGGGAGAGGTAATTCGTTACAGCAGAATGCGCCAAGGCGACGATATTCTCGGGGTGTTTTGCTAACAACGGATGAAGAGTAGTTATGCTTTCCGCCAATGAATGAAGAGCTTCATCCATCTTTCCAACCAGTTTATAATTTAAAGCCAAGGAAAGATAATAAATACTAAGCAATGTTAGCTTGTGCTTGGCTTGTGGTGAGGGTTCGTTCCTCTGAATTTCCACAGCTTCACGGGCGGCTTGAAGAGCTTCGTGGTATCGTCCCAAGTTGCGAAGGGTGATGCTTAAATTGTGCAATGAGCCAGCCAATTCCGGAAGAGTTGAATTGGATTGGTCATGAACCAGAGTGCGGCGAATCCCAATGGCCTCTTCAGTGGCTGCCAAGGCTTCTTCTCTTCTTCCAAGTTGATCCAATTGGACGCCAAGATTATTCAGTGCTGTTGCAAGGTGAGGAAGAACGATATCTGGCAGGATTTTTACACTGGACCGAAGCAGCCGAATTGTTTCCAATTGTGACTGTATAGCTGTCTCGGGGTCAGGTGCTTGGTCATCCTTGGTCAGCAAACTGTTACGGCCCAAAGCGGCGGAGTGGGGATAGACCTGTCCGAGGAGCCAGGCTACAGGCTGATCGGGGCCTCCGAGATGGGGTAGCAGGGCTGACCAGCGATTGGCTTGTTCCGGGCTGTTTGCAGCCTCGGCGATGAGCAACTCCCGTTCCTCCTCGGGAACAACGGCCAGGGCGGCCAATCCTTGCGCTCCAGGCATGCGGCTGACTTCCAACAGGTCAATCTCCGTCATTTCCCGCAATCGGTCCAATCCTTGGATAAGCCGATCCTGCTGCCTTTCTGCCTGACGCAGGGAAGTAGCCAGAAGTGTCAAAACTTCATTGGAAGGGGTGATCGCCCGAATCATGATTGATCCCCGATAGGTTCTTGAAGCACCTTCAGGGCCAAGGGGAGTATTTGGTAGATTCGATAGTCGAAATAGCTTTGAATGGTAAAGAAATTATCGAACTCTGTTCCCCAGAATGGATCCTCCTCGGAAACGCGGTATTCCCCACTTTTTCCACGAATGCACTGTTCCAACGTATTGGCGGAAGTCGGGTACTTTCGTTTCCAGGACTGAAAACGATCCCGGAACACGGTAAGATACCAATCCAGGGAGCGCGTGCCTTCATCCTCTTCCTTAGAGTATCGCCCAAAGGCGGTTTTCATATGGTTCAGAAATACGCCCGGAAGGAAATCGGCGAGTCTTGCCGCTTCCAGTAAAGCCTTTTCATCGAGAAAGTTCCAGCCATCCTCCTCTCCTTTATCCGTTCGATAATGGTCCAGATGCGCCTGTTGGATACCAGCCAGGGTACTTTCGGGCATGGGATGATCAGAGA
The DNA window shown above is from Magnetococcales bacterium and carries:
- a CDS encoding serine/threonine protein phosphatase; translated protein: MSEEEGLAASSFLDTRAVSQTREVRGVILPAGVVVSRLVVTGPPGCGKTSLIDRLRGWPGEVCLDLTSNLWWRSPALNHCPREVHFAVPFVGEGQSCPVYDQKWDTGHEWPDIDFTRLQIPSGTKGVLSPNWLTRLIFEFMLPSPDWIYDQRLKRAESGTHHVDQVLSMERIQWQVFVHWRLAEFFHRCGLLVYVREGVEETPRLFDHVVYPEEPLEQPVSFWQEWFGNLA
- a CDS encoding 6-phosphogluconolactonase, translating into GFAVERMRGEGSPEAEAARYGALLRQRLPLDGEGWPVFDCLLLGMGEDGHIGSIFPAEMERAEVWSEVCLATRAPDGNRRISLSLEVIKRATECVLLATGAVKGALLGRLLQGEAAVQALPVGILGRRERVSWYLDEAAGVAMEQAFREGRGA
- the mobA gene encoding molybdenum cofactor guanylyltransferase, yielding MGGGDKAFMLLAGRPLLEHVVERLGDQVVAWVVVSSGEVEGFRSRGLRVLQDERPGRQGPLAGVEAALKHCATPWLLTVAVDLPFLPRNLVAMLLAAATDGVPVVATDAEGRAHPVVALWPVGLLPQLSQALDAGERSLNLFLERVPHQRCLFPAAPDGQADPFFNINTPEDRVLAESLVLAER
- a CDS encoding tetratricopeptide repeat protein, which gives rise to MIRAITPSNEVLTLLATSLRQAERQQDRLIQGLDRLREMTEIDLLEVSRMPGAQGLAALAVVPEEERELLIAEAANSPEQANRWSALLPHLGGPDQPVAWLLGQVYPHSAALGRNSLLTKDDQAPDPETAIQSQLETIRLLRSSVKILPDIVLPHLATALNNLGVQLDQLGRREEALAATEEAIGIRRTLVHDQSNSTLPELAGSLHNLSITLRNLGRYHEALQAAREAVEIQRNEPSPQAKHKLTLLSIYYLSLALNYKLVGKMDEALHSLAESITTLHPLLAKHPENIVALAHSAVTNYLSLCQESGQDPDPVLLDPILAILQKNQITSPQEPATLPKPGLPEY